In Natronomonas halophila, one DNA window encodes the following:
- the alaS gene encoding alanine--tRNA ligase, producing the protein MSDLDEEYQLEYFHDEGFVRKECPSCGAHFWTRDEDRELCGEPPCADYEFIGEPGFDEEFSLEEMREAFLSFFEEHGHERIDPYPVAANRWRDDVLLTQASIYDFQPLVTSGQTPPPANPLTVSQPCIRMQDIDNVGKTGRHTMAFEMMAHHAFNAREDLEDPDQYAYEGEVYWKDETVEYCDTLLDELGADIEDVTYIEDPWVGGGNAGPAIEVIYRGLELATLVFMCMEQDPEGDYELKDGNTYSFMDTYIVDTGYGLERWTWMSQGTPTVYEAVYPEMIDFLKDNAGLEYTEDELALVNRAARLSGQLDIDDVDDVEAARDNIAEKLDVSTSRLRELVEPLEDIYAIADHSRTLAYMFGDGIVPSNVGTGYLARMVLRRTKRLCDNVGVDAPLDELVDMQADRLDYQNRDTIRDIVRTEVEKYRETLERGGRQVERLASEYAEKGEPIPLEEVLELYDSQGIQPDMVEEIADDHGADVEIPDDFYSLVAARHGGEEAFEEEEAVAEQEDRIAELPDTEKLFYEDPERTEFEAVVLDVVECEDGEGYDVVLDQTMFYPEGGGQPADVGTLSSDDVTVEVTDVQEIDGVVLHRTDGDPGKGEFVRGQIDGTRRKRLMQHHTATHIIGHAAREVLGDHVRQAGAQKGTDSSRFDIRHYERISREEVKRIERVANEIVTDNLAVKQEWPHRQEAEEEHGFDLYQGGIPPGEQLRLIHVAEDVQACAGTHVTRTGDIGTIKILSTERVQDGVERLVFAAGDAAIEATQRTEDALYDAADTLDVSPQEVPDTAERFFTEWKERGKQIEDLKEQLAEVRAQGGGSEGEEVDLGDATAVIQRVDADMDELRATANALVEEGKVAVLGSGRDGATFVVAVPDDVDLNAGAVVSELAAKVGGGGGGPPDFAQGGGPETDKLDDALEEAPDVLRQLREA; encoded by the coding sequence ATGAGTGACCTCGACGAGGAATATCAACTAGAGTATTTCCACGACGAGGGGTTCGTACGGAAGGAGTGTCCGTCGTGTGGGGCGCACTTCTGGACCCGCGATGAGGACCGGGAACTGTGTGGGGAACCGCCGTGTGCCGACTACGAGTTCATCGGCGAGCCGGGTTTCGACGAGGAGTTCTCGCTGGAGGAGATGCGCGAGGCGTTCCTCTCCTTCTTCGAGGAGCACGGCCACGAGCGTATCGACCCCTATCCCGTGGCGGCCAACCGCTGGCGCGACGACGTCCTGCTGACGCAGGCGTCGATTTACGACTTCCAGCCGCTGGTCACGTCGGGACAGACCCCGCCGCCGGCGAACCCCCTGACCGTGAGCCAGCCCTGCATCCGGATGCAGGACATCGACAACGTGGGCAAGACGGGCCGGCACACGATGGCCTTCGAGATGATGGCCCACCACGCCTTCAACGCCCGCGAGGACCTCGAAGACCCCGACCAGTACGCCTACGAGGGCGAGGTCTACTGGAAGGACGAAACGGTCGAATACTGCGACACGCTGCTCGACGAACTGGGGGCGGACATCGAGGACGTCACCTACATCGAGGACCCGTGGGTCGGCGGCGGCAACGCCGGGCCCGCAATCGAAGTCATCTACCGCGGCCTCGAACTCGCCACCCTCGTCTTCATGTGCATGGAGCAGGACCCCGAGGGCGACTACGAACTGAAGGACGGCAACACCTACTCCTTCATGGACACGTACATCGTCGACACCGGCTACGGGCTGGAGCGGTGGACGTGGATGTCCCAGGGGACGCCGACCGTCTACGAGGCGGTCTACCCCGAGATGATCGACTTTTTGAAGGACAACGCCGGCCTCGAATACACCGAGGACGAACTCGCGCTGGTCAACCGTGCGGCGCGGCTTTCGGGCCAACTCGATATCGACGACGTCGACGACGTGGAGGCCGCCCGCGACAACATCGCCGAGAAACTCGACGTCTCGACGAGTCGACTCCGCGAGTTGGTCGAACCGCTCGAAGACATCTACGCGATTGCGGACCACAGTCGGACGCTGGCCTACATGTTCGGCGACGGCATCGTCCCCTCGAACGTCGGGACGGGCTATCTCGCACGGATGGTGCTCCGGCGGACCAAACGGCTCTGTGACAACGTCGGCGTTGACGCGCCGCTGGACGAACTCGTCGACATGCAGGCCGACCGCCTCGACTATCAGAACCGCGATACCATCCGCGACATCGTCCGCACCGAGGTCGAGAAGTACCGCGAGACGCTCGAACGTGGCGGCCGACAGGTCGAACGCCTCGCCAGCGAGTACGCCGAGAAGGGCGAACCCATCCCGCTTGAGGAAGTACTGGAACTCTACGACTCGCAGGGTATCCAGCCCGATATGGTCGAGGAAATCGCCGACGACCACGGCGCTGACGTCGAGATTCCGGACGACTTCTACTCGCTGGTGGCGGCCCGCCACGGCGGCGAGGAGGCTTTCGAGGAAGAGGAGGCCGTCGCCGAACAGGAAGACCGCATCGCGGAACTCCCCGACACGGAGAAACTGTTCTACGAGGACCCCGAGCGCACCGAGTTCGAGGCCGTCGTCCTCGACGTCGTGGAGTGTGAGGACGGCGAGGGCTACGACGTCGTCCTCGACCAGACGATGTTCTACCCCGAAGGTGGTGGCCAACCGGCCGACGTCGGCACGCTGTCGTCGGACGACGTGACTGTCGAGGTCACCGACGTACAGGAAATCGATGGCGTCGTCCTCCACCGCACCGACGGCGACCCCGGCAAGGGAGAGTTCGTCCGCGGGCAAATCGACGGCACCCGGCGCAAGCGCCTGATGCAGCACCACACCGCGACCCACATCATCGGGCATGCGGCCCGCGAGGTACTCGGCGACCACGTCCGGCAGGCCGGCGCCCAGAAGGGCACCGACTCCTCCCGGTTCGACATCCGCCACTACGAGCGCATCTCCCGCGAGGAGGTCAAACGCATCGAGCGCGTGGCGAACGAAATCGTCACCGACAACCTCGCGGTCAAACAGGAGTGGCCCCACCGACAGGAGGCCGAGGAGGAACACGGCTTCGACCTCTATCAGGGCGGCATCCCGCCGGGCGAACAACTGCGTCTCATCCACGTCGCCGAGGACGTTCAGGCCTGTGCGGGTACCCACGTCACCCGGACGGGCGACATCGGCACCATCAAAATCCTCTCGACGGAGCGCGTGCAGGACGGCGTCGAACGGCTGGTCTTCGCGGCGGGCGACGCCGCCATCGAGGCCACCCAGCGCACCGAGGACGCCCTCTACGATGCGGCCGATACCCTCGACGTCTCGCCCCAGGAGGTCCCCGACACCGCCGAGCGGTTCTTCACCGAGTGGAAGGAACGCGGCAAGCAGATCGAGGACCTCAAGGAGCAACTCGCCGAGGTGCGCGCCCAGGGCGGCGGCAGCGAGGGCGAGGAGGTCGACCTCGGCGATGCGACGGCGGTCATCCAGCGCGTCGACGCCGACATGGACGAACTCCGGGCGACGGCCAACGCCCTCGTCGAGGAGGGCAAGGTCGCGGTCCTCGGTAGCGGACGGGACGGCGCGACCTTCGTCGTCGCCGTGCCCGACGACGTCGACCTCAACGCGGGCGCGGTCGTCAGCGAACTCGCAGCCAAGGTCGGCGGCGGCGGTGGCGGCCCGCCGGACTTCGCACAGGGCGGCGGCCCCGAGACCGACAAGCTTGACGACGCGCTGGAGGAGGCCCCCGACGTGCTGCGGCAGCTCCGCGAAGCCTGA
- a CDS encoding DUF445 domain-containing protein, producing MNGLLPALPYGLQWRLILIPLITGVIGYGTNWVAIRLLFYPTEFVGIRMPGLKQVAPALPRKLKQIPGIIEGRLGWQGIIPSRSARMGTIAAEKGIAKIATEREFYETFDPERIARHIVTNSEDEIRELTEEVLEEEHPELWHNTPRAVREVIHARVQSKLPAIAEKITERIGDNIDELLDINQMITNHLDENPELLNRLFIEVGEHELKFIINSGFLLGTVLGCFSIPFFLYIDAWWVLPVCGVAVGYLTNWIALKIIFLPIEERKLGPFSLQGLFIKRQGEVAEEYADIVSQEVVTIGNVAKNLMHGTQSDRTRKMVRDAIRPEVDHAVGVAGPFIRITTGSEGYERIRESFASESVERTIEPLQDPEFNEERSEAIKELMTDRIRNLSSRDFVGLLRPAFVEDEWMLILLGAILGFIAGWLQLLVVTAV from the coding sequence ATGAACGGACTGCTCCCCGCGTTGCCCTACGGCCTGCAATGGCGCCTGATACTCATCCCACTCATCACGGGCGTCATCGGCTACGGCACCAACTGGGTCGCCATCCGCCTGCTGTTCTACCCGACGGAGTTCGTCGGGATTCGGATGCCCGGCCTCAAGCAGGTGGCCCCCGCGCTGCCGCGCAAACTCAAGCAGATTCCCGGCATCATCGAGGGGCGTCTCGGCTGGCAGGGCATCATCCCCTCGCGGTCCGCCCGGATGGGCACCATCGCCGCCGAGAAGGGCATCGCCAAAATCGCGACCGAACGGGAGTTCTACGAGACGTTCGACCCCGAGCGCATCGCCCGCCACATCGTGACCAACTCCGAGGACGAGATTCGCGAACTCACCGAGGAGGTCCTCGAAGAGGAACACCCCGAACTGTGGCACAACACCCCCCGGGCCGTCCGGGAGGTGATTCACGCCCGCGTGCAGTCGAAACTCCCGGCTATCGCCGAGAAAATCACCGAGCGCATCGGCGACAACATCGACGAACTGCTGGATATCAACCAGATGATTACGAACCACCTCGACGAGAACCCCGAACTACTCAACCGCCTGTTCATCGAGGTGGGTGAACACGAACTCAAGTTCATCATCAACTCCGGCTTCCTGCTGGGGACGGTGCTCGGCTGTTTCTCGATACCGTTCTTCCTCTATATCGACGCGTGGTGGGTCCTGCCCGTCTGTGGGGTCGCCGTCGGCTATCTGACGAACTGGATCGCGCTCAAGATAATCTTCCTGCCCATCGAAGAGCGGAAACTCGGCCCCTTCAGCCTGCAGGGACTGTTCATCAAACGGCAGGGCGAAGTCGCCGAGGAGTACGCCGATATCGTCTCTCAGGAAGTGGTTACCATCGGCAACGTCGCGAAGAACCTCATGCACGGCACCCAGTCGGACCGCACCCGGAAGATGGTTCGCGATGCCATCCGCCCGGAGGTCGACCACGCGGTCGGCGTGGCCGGACCGTTTATCCGTATCACGACCGGTAGCGAAGGATACGAACGCATCCGGGAGTCCTTCGCCTCCGAGAGCGTCGAACGAACCATCGAACCGCTACAGGACCCCGAATTCAACGAGGAACGAAGCGAGGCCATCAAGGAACTCATGACCGACCGAATCCGCAACCTCTCCTCGCGGGACTTCGTCGGCCTGCTCCGGCCGGCCTTCGTCGAGGACGAATGGATGCTCATTCTGCTCGGGGCCATCCTCGGCTTCATCGCCGGGTGGCTTCAGTTACTGGTGGTGACCGCGGTATGA
- a CDS encoding DUF4393 domain-containing protein has protein sequence MSDDRGEDREDGGDASETSDEALDDTDRSEEPPGYAAEDAPTDVPEDETGDLPPAEIDRAFELLEEAINEEEIEYRQFDRLLSILESAVAVPARTDPEAVAELLSLLEAGLVEPDDLDETDVEGLLAVLEGAIASTTTASEETLADLFDVVGAGITDPSSIDAADVERFRTGLEDAIVEITDPGGSGIDRLFPIPGLTGVTQEDIDDEGAVDLFRMARVGAAMTQRATGYSVDSGIRTGTRMAYAASTSESPAQLLTEMRAIALDELQRAGIDVGEERADWLEAHEDETTSRRPMTREALQKRGTELLSQSAEIGRDETLHPAFPSILDQLAADEARILRLLGTEGRQASMDVHDKGYIPFKSTVIAENLTRIGSDAGCRHADRTPIYLQNLERLGLIVFSDQPVENLKEYQVLEAQPHIEEAREKAKRAKTVYGSIHLTDFGVDFCKACLPFEVAVDYRETRLRKDVEN, from the coding sequence ATGAGCGACGACCGAGGCGAGGACCGTGAGGACGGTGGCGACGCTTCCGAGACCTCCGACGAGGCCCTCGATGACACCGACCGCAGCGAGGAACCGCCCGGATACGCCGCCGAGGATGCACCGACCGACGTCCCCGAGGACGAAACCGGCGACCTCCCGCCGGCCGAAATCGACCGGGCCTTCGAACTCCTCGAGGAAGCCATCAACGAGGAGGAAATCGAGTACCGGCAGTTCGACCGCCTGCTGTCGATACTGGAGTCGGCCGTCGCCGTTCCCGCACGGACGGACCCGGAAGCCGTCGCCGAGTTGCTGTCGCTGCTGGAGGCCGGCCTCGTCGAACCCGACGACCTCGACGAAACCGACGTCGAGGGGCTGTTGGCCGTGCTTGAGGGGGCCATCGCCAGCACCACGACCGCCTCCGAGGAGACGCTGGCGGACCTCTTCGACGTCGTCGGGGCGGGCATCACCGACCCGAGCAGTATCGACGCTGCCGACGTCGAACGGTTCCGTACGGGTCTGGAGGACGCCATCGTCGAGATTACCGACCCGGGCGGCAGCGGCATCGACCGCCTCTTCCCCATCCCGGGCCTGACCGGCGTCACACAGGAGGACATAGACGACGAGGGTGCGGTCGACCTGTTCCGGATGGCCCGCGTCGGCGCCGCGATGACCCAGCGGGCGACCGGCTACTCGGTCGACTCGGGTATCCGGACGGGCACCCGGATGGCGTATGCCGCCTCTACCTCGGAGTCGCCGGCCCAACTGCTCACCGAGATGCGCGCCATCGCCCTAGACGAACTCCAGCGTGCGGGCATCGACGTCGGCGAGGAACGCGCCGACTGGCTGGAGGCCCACGAGGACGAAACCACCTCCAGACGGCCGATGACCCGCGAGGCGCTGCAAAAGCGGGGTACCGAACTCCTCTCGCAATCGGCCGAAATCGGCCGCGACGAAACGCTCCATCCCGCCTTCCCGTCGATTCTCGACCAACTGGCGGCCGACGAGGCGCGCATCCTTCGCCTGCTCGGTACCGAGGGCCGACAGGCCTCGATGGACGTCCACGACAAGGGGTATATCCCGTTCAAATCGACGGTCATCGCCGAGAACCTCACTCGCATCGGCAGCGACGCGGGCTGTCGGCATGCCGACCGGACGCCCATCTACCTCCAGAACCTCGAACGGCTGGGTCTCATCGTCTTCTCGGACCAGCCCGTCGAGAACCTCAAGGAGTATCAGGTGCTCGAAGCCCAGCCGCACATCGAGGAGGCCCGCGAGAAGGCCAAACGCGCCAAGACCGTCTACGGGAGCATCCACCTCACCGACTTCGGCGTCGACTTCTGCAAGGCGTGTCTCCCCTTCGAGGTGGCCGTCGACTACCGGGAGACGCGGCTACGGAAGGACGTGGAGAACTGA
- a CDS encoding DUF7344 domain-containing protein encodes MGGASASTASDTERDSDEERAVDLGLDTVFDALRNARRRRVLQYLNEQNGRVTLSDLAEHIAAIENDTTPEALDSQQRKRVYVGLYQSHLPKLDSMGVLTFDRQRGHIERTPAASQLDEYLYDDEADTRSSKRHYVEFLGVSALVLLLGVVTGIVGGIGAAFSFVGLSLGVAGLAAFHAYEQG; translated from the coding sequence GTGGGGGGCGCGTCGGCCTCGACCGCCTCCGACACCGAACGGGATAGCGATGAGGAACGAGCCGTCGATCTGGGGTTAGACACCGTATTCGATGCGCTCAGAAACGCTCGTCGCCGTCGAGTCCTCCAATACCTGAACGAACAGAACGGCCGCGTGACGTTGAGCGACCTCGCTGAACACATCGCAGCCATCGAGAATGACACGACGCCCGAAGCGCTCGACTCCCAGCAGCGGAAACGCGTCTACGTCGGCCTCTATCAGTCGCACCTCCCCAAACTCGACAGTATGGGTGTACTAACGTTCGACCGGCAACGTGGGCACATCGAGCGGACACCAGCCGCCTCGCAACTCGACGAGTACCTCTACGACGATGAGGCCGATACCCGTTCATCGAAGCGGCACTACGTGGAGTTTCTCGGCGTTAGTGCACTGGTACTCCTGCTCGGCGTCGTGACGGGCATCGTCGGCGGTATCGGGGCCGCCTTCTCGTTTGTCGGCCTCTCTCTGGGCGTCGCCGGCCTTGCAGCGTTTCACGCGTACGAACAGGGATAG
- a CDS encoding DUF5789 family protein, translating into MQLLANVEDAIDAHSYPATAAELVAEYGDLELETPNGTETFGDALERLGETTFADAEEARLGAYSAVSSDAIGRQNYSDRDAPSIGENGRDQVSF; encoded by the coding sequence ATGCAACTACTCGCCAACGTGGAAGACGCCATCGACGCCCACTCGTATCCCGCCACCGCCGCGGAACTGGTCGCCGAGTACGGCGACCTCGAACTCGAAACGCCCAACGGTACCGAAACGTTCGGCGACGCCCTCGAACGCCTCGGCGAGACCACCTTCGCCGACGCCGAGGAGGCCCGACTCGGCGCCTACTCGGCCGTCTCCAGTGACGCCATCGGCCGGCAGAACTACTCGGACCGCGATGCGCCCTCCATCGGCGAGAACGGCCGGGATCAGGTTTCCTTCTAG
- a CDS encoding PHP domain-containing protein: MVVADLHVHTTNSDGELTLSTLPEAAQRAGVSAVAVTDHDRIHPELPTPVATLDGVTVIHGIELRVETEAERVDLLGYGVTPTAELEALVSDLQQNRIERGREIIENVEARLGVELPVEPREGLGRPHIARAIDEATDYSYTEAFDELIGDDGPCFVARDIPTFEAGVSVLHDACGLVSLAHPFRYEDPEAALDLCADLDAVEGHYAYGREVDSRPIERAIEEYDLLVTGGSDAHDEELGKAGLDREEYRRFRAAL, translated from the coding sequence ATGGTCGTTGCGGACCTCCATGTCCACACCACGAACTCCGACGGCGAACTCACGCTGTCGACGCTGCCCGAGGCCGCCCAGCGGGCCGGCGTCTCGGCGGTCGCGGTCACCGACCACGACCGCATCCACCCCGAGTTACCGACGCCGGTCGCGACCCTCGACGGCGTGACCGTCATCCACGGCATCGAACTGCGGGTCGAAACCGAGGCCGAGCGGGTCGATTTGCTCGGCTACGGCGTCACGCCGACCGCCGAACTCGAAGCCCTCGTTTCGGACCTCCAGCAGAACCGTATCGAGCGCGGCCGGGAAATCATCGAGAACGTCGAGGCACGCCTCGGCGTCGAGTTGCCCGTCGAACCCCGCGAGGGCCTCGGTCGGCCCCACATCGCGCGGGCCATCGACGAGGCCACCGACTACAGTTACACCGAGGCCTTCGACGAACTCATCGGCGACGACGGCCCCTGTTTCGTCGCCCGCGACATCCCCACCTTCGAGGCGGGCGTCTCCGTGCTCCACGACGCCTGCGGCCTCGTTTCGCTGGCCCATCCCTTCCGATATGAAGACCCCGAGGCCGCCCTCGACCTGTGTGCGGACCTCGATGCCGTCGAGGGCCACTACGCCTACGGCCGGGAGGTCGACAGCAGGCCCATCGAACGGGCCATCGAGGAATACGACCTGCTGGTGACCGGCGGCAGCGACGCCCACGACGAGGAGTTGGGCAAGGCCGGTCTGGACCGCGAGGAGTACCGCCGGTTCCGGGCCGCCTTATAG
- a CDS encoding DUF6757 family protein, whose translation MQCHYCDDEAAVAVEKNHLKVGLCEEHLRERMEELSDSEVLEDFESQIDDALGE comes from the coding sequence ATGCAGTGTCACTACTGCGACGACGAGGCCGCCGTCGCCGTCGAGAAGAACCATCTCAAGGTCGGCCTCTGTGAGGAGCACCTCCGCGAGCGGATGGAGGAACTCTCCGATTCCGAGGTCCTCGAGGACTTCGAGTCGCAAATCGACGACGCGCTCGGCGAATAA
- a CDS encoding Rossmann fold nucleotide-binding protein, with translation MRVSVIGGSSIDDETYARAREVGRLLGTRGHTVVCGGLGGTMEAVCKGAHEAGGPASGGASSEADAETIGILPTERPGDANEWVTTPIATGMGNARNVMVVLNGDAAIAIDGAAGTLSELGHALDFGRPIAGLDTHDIDLKGFEAVETPKDAVEYVEAAVSE, from the coding sequence ATGCGCGTGTCCGTCATCGGCGGCTCCAGCATCGACGACGAAACCTACGCTCGCGCCCGCGAGGTCGGCCGCCTGCTCGGGACCCGCGGCCACACCGTCGTCTGTGGCGGATTGGGCGGGACGATGGAAGCCGTCTGTAAGGGCGCCCACGAGGCCGGGGGCCCGGCCTCGGGTGGAGCGAGCAGCGAGGCGGACGCCGAAACCATCGGCATCCTCCCCACCGAGCGCCCCGGCGACGCCAACGAGTGGGTGACCACACCCATCGCGACGGGGATGGGCAACGCCCGCAACGTCATGGTCGTCCTCAACGGCGACGCCGCAATCGCTATCGACGGCGCCGCCGGCACGCTCTCGGAGTTGGGTCACGCGCTGGACTTCGGCCGTCCGATTGCGGGGCTGGACACCCACGATATCGACTTAAAGGGGTTCGAGGCCGTCGAGACGCCGAAAGACGCCGTCGAGTACGTCGAAGCCGCGGTTTCGGAGTAA
- a CDS encoding DUF7551 domain-containing protein — protein MSGSTLADIRRHLESLSDPKGRYYLVCARTGERPFPADGLRFATRKTAAEAADAAAAYRAELRRWDELLPPRDFVVCEDPYLSPSADLVDFCHEVAGAVFETLSTRGYADIENAVIDTYLEAAERVEDRDRLCLLLLECMAQELATLSADEQATVLRAASERLSEPAAALDPISGTLDRFTRLTLIEGYEYRREDDAWQVAVDGYELADGEALPTLPFAVEYFRRNPEGTPAIRAAERDEDGWRFRVVDDASAPDGLVQVGA, from the coding sequence ATGAGCGGGAGCACGCTCGCGGACATTCGACGGCACCTCGAATCCCTCTCGGACCCGAAGGGGCGGTATTACCTCGTCTGTGCGCGGACCGGCGAGCGGCCGTTCCCGGCCGACGGCCTCCGCTTTGCCACGCGGAAGACGGCCGCCGAAGCCGCTGACGCAGCCGCGGCCTATCGGGCGGAACTGCGCCGATGGGACGAGCTCTTGCCGCCGCGGGATTTCGTCGTCTGCGAGGACCCCTATCTCTCGCCGTCCGCCGACCTCGTGGATTTCTGCCACGAGGTCGCGGGCGCCGTCTTCGAGACGCTCTCGACCCGCGGCTACGCCGACATCGAAAACGCCGTCATCGACACCTACCTCGAGGCCGCCGAGCGGGTCGAGGACCGCGACCGCCTCTGTCTCCTCCTGCTGGAGTGTATGGCCCAGGAACTGGCGACGCTGTCGGCCGACGAGCAGGCGACGGTGCTGCGGGCCGCGAGCGAGCGGCTGTCGGAGCCCGCTGCGGCGCTGGACCCGATTTCCGGAACGCTGGACCGTTTTACGCGGCTCACGCTCATCGAGGGCTACGAATACCGCCGCGAGGACGACGCCTGGCAGGTGGCCGTCGACGGCTACGAACTCGCCGACGGCGAGGCCCTGCCGACGCTGCCCTTCGCGGTCGAATACTTCCGGCGGAACCCCGAGGGGACGCCCGCCATCCGCGCGGCCGAACGCGACGAGGACGGCTGGCGGTTCCGCGTCGTCGACGACGCGTCCGCGCCCGACGGGCTGGTACAGGTCGGCGCCTGA
- a CDS encoding DNA polymerase sliding clamp, translated as MFKAIVSADTLGAALDSVSVLVDECKIRLDEEGLTIRAVDPANVGMVDLELSEAAFESYETDGGVIGVNLDRLEDIVGMADSDQLVHLELDEETRKLHIQIDGLEYTLALIDPDSIRQEPDLPDLDLSSEIVIEGKDIDRAVTAADMVSDHIALGVNPDDEEFYVEAEGDTDDVHLELGREDLIDLTAGDARSLFSLDYLKDMNKAIPKDAEVTMELGEEFPVKMHFDFAEGDGHVTFMLAPRIQSD; from the coding sequence ATGTTCAAGGCTATCGTGAGCGCGGACACGCTCGGGGCGGCGCTGGACTCCGTGAGCGTGCTCGTAGACGAGTGTAAAATCCGCCTCGACGAGGAGGGCCTCACGATTCGCGCGGTCGACCCCGCCAACGTGGGCATGGTCGACCTCGAACTCTCCGAAGCGGCGTTCGAATCCTACGAAACCGACGGCGGCGTCATCGGCGTCAACCTCGACCGACTCGAAGACATCGTCGGGATGGCCGACTCCGACCAGCTGGTCCATCTCGAACTGGACGAGGAGACCCGCAAACTCCACATCCAGATCGACGGCCTCGAATACACGCTGGCGCTCATCGACCCCGACTCCATCCGCCAGGAACCCGACCTGCCGGACCTCGACCTCTCGTCGGAAATCGTCATCGAGGGCAAGGACATCGACCGCGCGGTCACCGCCGCCGACATGGTCTCGGACCACATCGCGCTGGGCGTCAACCCCGACGACGAGGAGTTCTACGTCGAGGCCGAGGGCGACACCGACGACGTCCACCTCGAACTGGGCCGTGAGGACCTCATCGACCTCACCGCCGGCGATGCCCGCTCGCTGTTCTCGCTGGACTACCTCAAGGACATGAACAAGGCGATTCCGAAGGACGCCGAAGTGACGATGGAACTCGGCGAGGAGTTCCCCGTCAAGATGCACTTCGACTTCGCCGAGGGCGACGGCCACGTCACCTTCATGCTCGCACCGCGCATCCAGAGCGACTGA